The Nicotiana sylvestris chromosome 6, ASM39365v2, whole genome shotgun sequence genomic sequence cgtcgggcctaagcccacatagtcctgtgcttaacgggccgggctcgtgggcgtCGTGGGCCTAGCGGGGGGTTtttttttttaaggcaatttcttgtagtatcatggctatattaaaaatatatgtatgtagtatatatgtagatctaattattaaagtgcttgacaaaaaaaaataacaaaacaatagtaaaacactaaattgtcatgcataatatattgtcttgtagtatatatatatatattgtatcttatgtatatatattcgcataatatattgtcttgtagtatatatattgtatcttatgtatatatattcgcataatatattgtcttgtagtatatatattgtatcttatgtatatatattcgcataatatattttcttgtagtatatatattgtatcttatgtatatatattcgcataatatattgtcttatagtatatatattgtatcttatgtatatatatttgcataatatattttcttgtagtatatatattgtatcttatgtatatatattcgcataatatattgtcttgtagcatatatattgtatcttatgtatatatatatattcgcataatatattttcttgtagtatatatattgtatcttatgtatatatattcacataatatattgtcttgtagtatatatattgtatcttatgtatatatattcgcataatatattttcttgtagtatatatattgtatcttatgtatatatattcgcataatatattgtcttgtagtatatatattgtatcttatgtatatatattcgcataatatattttcttgtagtatatatattgtatcttatgtatatatattcgcataatatattttcttgtagtatatatattgtatcttatgtatatatattcgcataatatattttcttgtagtatatatattgtatcttatgtatatattgtagcttataaataattctaagtatagacaaagaaatattgcgaaaagatattcatgggtagaagcaataaattttattaccaaaaatggcatatctttcttagtcatccttcccccaatggaatgagcacaacaaggtactaataccaccattagaaggaaaaaaaaactaaggaagatgtgccaaaatacaagttacatattagtctatgtattatctctaacaaatctcataaatccttcaaggttcggaggaggttgcgttggtggtggtggaaaagaagcttgttcatcaccacttccgggcgaagccgaatcctccgcaagttccgctatcatttcttcataagcttcatctatcgccggttgtgcttctgcaattccaaagtttcttctttccgagcggatccaatctctaaacaatactgatttttccaagctatccctcatagacgctctatgatcacctatttgcagtcttgcttgactgaaagcgctctctgatgcaacagttgaagcttgaattgataaaatatcccgagccatccttgcaagaacaggaaaatgtttttcccttgccttccaccattccaaaagatcaaaagagccgtctggattctccttttcaagtccctgagacaaataaacttgaagctcatttagatgtgaagtttcatcataattttcaccttgagaccccctgaactccgtccaagatttaagagcttttaagcccgcaactcttttagacgattgtgagctagacgaagtaggggttggaatagttggcctagcatgctctaaggcaagttgataagcattataaactgtttgagcattaatcttaattgaagcttttgcatctgcaagtgtagcaatttcctcatttgaaagatctaaagccttataaatatttgaataccaaaaatgaggacctcccaatttcattgtaggatttagcattgcagcaagaccataaataggagggataggaaaaaaatattttttaaacttttgtttcatttcatttatagcaagttcataaatatccccaccctcactaaattcaacaaacaaatcagatagtgctgcaatataaactaaacagtttgaaatagtaggataatattgcccagaaaatgcatttgtagcaatttgaaaatgttctaaaaaatctaaaagaattttaacattcgtccaatcttgagtagtaagcatttcatcatcatcctcaccacctacccgagaattaaacgttgcattaattgggtttctatattcatatgctactactaaactttcgtacatacaattccatctagtcgggcaaggtttaggaacctttctttctctaaggccatattcatcacattttttaaaatactctctaagtctacttctacggtttgaataaaaaagccaattaagagccattctaaccttttcaatttctatgtttaatattcgcataccatcaccgacaattaaatgataaatatgacaaatacatctaacatggaaaatattagtaaatgcaggatttagtgttgttgtaagcatgcctatagcactggtgttactagaagcattatccattgaaattgccattattttatcgctaaagcaaaaatatctacaaatatctgcaacagtgttagctataaacttacctgtgtgacgcgaattaattattctatatgcaattatgcgtttttgcattatccattcctcatctatccaatgacttgtaacagttagataatcacaatcattaccacttctaccaatatcagtagtaatagaaatccgattaggtatatgagtaaataaataccgcaaatattgttcatattcatgtttgaatttataaatatcactcttaactgttgcgcgaggccaacctttataagtaggattaaaaactcttctaatataatgaacccaattaggattagaagcaaaagtataaggtaagcacataacagtaatcatctttgctaattcttcacgatctctatttggatcgtaatataaaatacctccggtgacagtgttaattcctggttgaactagatttgaacctgtactagggttaaccgcagaatctacacttgtcccctctagttgcgctttcatttgaaaaaatctagccttatctctagggtgtgtttttatgtgcctagtcaaactacccgtgccgctacggtctccagtatatttatgcaccattaatttcccacaagttttacacttagccttattttgttctcttacttgagtaaaaaaattccaaactaatgatgtttctaggcgtttagcaggttctctattaaaagtaggagtttctacaggtgggtcgaccggtgcatcagttgggttattaagaggactagtaggtgtatcatctaaatccggtgcttgggtttcatcatcatcctcattttcctcattattttctaagatggtttcattaggataaagagcattcataatttcatcatctaatctttcacctggtgcaacattatggtaaaattcactatcggtaaattgaaaacaagggtgatcactatcaagaattacggaaggaggaggacgtctaggttggcgactactttcaacttgcttatcttttctaggtcggggagccgggggaagggtagttggttggccactactttcaccggttttatcttttcctttaccaaacatttttttcaaagtaaatgccatattaattataattatgcaaactaaaccacacaaaaatatattcttaaaacgtaagagttgaaacgagtttaccggattgccgaacaacttcttgaaaattgaaaatcgttgaacacttgaaaacttcaattcaacaacttcacaatttttcacgaaatttcaacaataaattaagtaattgtagtagagagattgagagagattgagagatattgagagatattgatgaattggtgaataaaaatgaaagaatgagggggtatttatagttgagaaatggggaaaagtgtaattatataaagtttggggttaaaataaagtttgggggccaaatggccattttttaaacttaaaaacggtcatattttcagcccaaacggctagattttaaatatggccgttggagaattttaaatttttttttcaaaaaaaaaatagccgttgggcccgttaggccctctaggcccgccaggaccggcccaggcccgcctgacggtcccgggctaaacggtcccgggctcgtgggctcaaaCTAGAAGATCGGCCCGTCACGGGCTtcccaggaccggcccaccaggcccaccaggcccgttaggaccgcgggcccggtccggtccgtttcgcaagcctgcgcagattggtagatgacaagtaggtgcatcacctacttgccaaaatgataggacaaaattaaaagacctaagtcggccaagagaggacttttaaggggttatgaactcagttatttcatccatatttcagaccctcaaaaccaaagttaacccctgcaactcctccccaaaaatcccacacaaaccctaatcgattttccctctctttcaagttctatttgaaggtaaaacctagagtttgaagaaccaagggaagggctgagttatccaacaagtaaggtaagttactgccatctttcatacatttttctctgctgtgaattcatggtaattcattctatacatgtaagaactcatgggacggtgatcggaagccgtgagttcgagttattcacttgtagcggactgttttgtgttgctgttgggctgcatgttttactactgttttgtggagttttggaggtgcaagggtgtggagaaacaccatatatatgtagagttgtgggctgatagttattcataacatttccgggtcgtttgacacgactatggtggtcgtcgtatgtatgatgtaattaggttgtgcgtggactattttgggaggctcaatatgtctATTATTGATGTTCTTTGGGCTGTTTGgggattgttttgaatggtgtgaagtcatatatataggggaggtgctgtccgtttcaacgtaaaataggttgtgatcGATacgtaatagttatgacgcttaaatgataatgatagtatcgtttctcttattgtagactaaggagttgtgacaattgcatagcttgtgattggggcagtatatacaaggtatgtgaggctatcccttttcttcttttgcacgacaccaaatgtacataatgtaatgaacgagtttccaaagatactctactcttagaagctagcagtacttacatttcTTTGCCTCTTATgcaacgattgatgttaatgttgcttctcttattcttatgttatcaatgttgttggtacttcctgattcttataaggttcgtaatgaagagttggtcctaataacgtgtacaaaggataccgaccttacgtcactccgaaaggtttagaatgtgattccatgagtcgagcatgcattacatatatgtatctattttactctaccgagccgcgctatagtcggccgggtacgtcacctattgtgcaaccactgatcagttgggttttaccgagctccacgtggccgggtacgattctaccgagccttatgatggccgggtacgtttttaccgagcctattatggtcgggtacgaaatgatgatgatgatgcccacagaggcgtatgttttaaaagtttatgtatacatacatatgtatcatgcattgcatgtcagtagccctcagaggtactcagattttCCAGGttatatattctctatccctgcttataTTACTGtttgtatttatggttccctgccttacatactcagtactttattcgtactgacgtccttttatttgtggacgctgcatgtcgtgctgcaggtcctaatagataggcaggtgcagctctcccaccacagtaggctgtccagttcagcggtgattggcgagatcccttctccggacttgccgtggtcttggtatgcatttttgttatagacattatgggtatgtcgaggCCCTGTtacggctatgttgcagcacttatgttcctttagaggcttatagacaagtgttgactcatgtatagtttggtatgccttgtcggctggtttttgttgtatagtctttcatagtagcgtggtagctcgtaccttatatgtagtttcttgattgtttggtcatcccatgttatgtatgttcatgccatcatattttatggttggttgtccatgatccatgtctaccatttatattgatctcctcagccctaaaagataataaagaaggttagatgaaatgtacgttggtgctcggcaagtatggtcgggtgctagtcatggacctccagtttgggtcgtgacacatggaTAAAGTTAGGAGATGACAACACTAGATACTTCTATTAAGTCATCAAACATAAGAGGCTCCAACAAGCAATTACTCAATTGAAGGATGATCAAGATATTTGGCAGATAGATCCAGTTAATATAGCTTAACTATTTGTCATTTATTATGAAGAAATGTTGGGAAAGAAAGAAAGCAATAGAGCCAAAGCAGCTGAAATATTTTTAAAGAATGGTCATGTTCACAATTGAACAGCAGGTAGACCTAATGAAACCTTTTGAAAGGAAATATGTGAAAACTGCTATGTTCCAAATTATAGATGCAGTTCTGGAGTTCTTCAATAATGGAAAGTTGCTGAAATAGTTAAATGCAACTAATATTGCTTTGATTCATGCAAGCCAATTCAGGCCTATATCCTGTTGCAGTGTATTGTACAAGTGCATCTCAAACTTGTTATCTACCACATTCAAAGTGGCTATTCAACTTCTGGAAATAGATAACCAACTTGCCTTTGTACCTGGCAGATCTATAATCCATAATGTGCTTATATGTCATGACATACTGAGGCACTATAATAGGAAGACTACTCCTAGGTGTTTTATGAAGAAAGACCTGAGGAAAGATTATGACATGGTACATTGGGAATTCTTAGAGGAGGCTCTGATTGGTTATGGCTTTCCAATCAAGTTCACAGAGTTGATTATGGCATATGTAACTTCTACCAAGATCTCAATTAGTGTAAATGGTGAAAGTCATGGTTTGTTTGAGGGAAAAAGGGATCTTAGACAAAGTGATCGAATATTTGTCTAGAACATTGGGTTGTATGAGTGCCCTCCCAGATTTCAAATTCCATCATATGTGCAAGCATTTGAAGTTGACATATCTAGTTTTTGCTGTTGACCTCATGATGTTGTGCAAGGGTGAAAGAGGTTCAGAGGATAGAGTCCTAGAGGCTTTAGAACATTTTAGTAGTGTATCAGGTTTGGTGGCTAATATGGACAAATCTAACCGGTTTATGGAAGGCATTGATGATCATATGAAGGAAGATCTCCTAAGCAATACTGGTTTCTCCCTAGAGACTTTTCCTATAAGGTACGAAGGTTTAACCACTGTCACCTAAGAAGTGGAGCAAGTTGGAATGCTACCAACTTGTTGAGAAGATAACAAATAAAATCAAAGTCAGTTATGCTAAGCAACTATCATATGCAAAGAGGCTTCAGGTGGTTAATATAGTGTTATTCTCAATTCATAGCTTATGGGGAGCAGTCTTTGTTTTACCTCAGAGCATTATGAAGGAAGTGGACAAGAAGTATAGAGAGTACCCATGGGGAGGCtcagaggagaagaagaagaagcttttcCTAGTATCGTAGGAGAAAGTGTGCCTGCCTAAGAAGTTTGGTGGTCTTAACATTAAAAGTTGTAGGGAATGAAATAAAGTTTATGTTGGAAAATTACTGTGGCAGCTTGTTATGAAAAAAGGAGTCCTTATGGGTTAAATGGATCTATAGGATTTATATGAAGACTGATGTTAATATTTGGACTCATCATGTTCCACAAGATTGTAGGTAGCCATTAAAGGTCTTCATAGGAGATGGCCAATCGCTGATCTTCACTGGAATGCACTACCTCAACTAAAGCACATGATCATCATATGGTTAGCAACTCAACGAAGACTGTTCACTAAGGCTAGACTGAGTTCTTTGCATATTCAGGTGGAGGATGATAAATGTGTGCTATGTAATGATCAGGTAGTGGAAACAAACCAACACTTGTTTGTAGAGTGTCCTTGGTCCAAAGTTGTTTGAGAGGAACTAATGCACTGGGCAGGAATTCAAATGCAATAGTGAGATACACAAGGGTTCTATACATAATTAAAAGGAAGAAATGGCAGCTGGTTAGGAAGGAAGTTGCTACTGCATTATGGGCATCAATAATATATCATATTTGGAAGGCTAGAAACAGGAAAATATTCAAGAATACAATTGTAAATATGGAGAGTATAGGAACACAGATTAAGAAAGAGCTAATAGATAGGATTGGCTTGTTTAGACATACTAAAAAAGGGCAGAGATGTAGTGTATTGATGTAGAGGTTGATGTGTAATTAGTGATCTCTAAGGTCGGATTCAAAACTCTCTAGATAATGAGTTTTGGGGTCGAGGTGCTTTCTAGGTGCACTCTTATTGTTTATTATCAATGGTAATTTACAGTGTTACCAAAATAAAATATTCTGAGATCGAATCCGACGTACATTTATTTTCATTTCAACTCATGCCTTTTCTTCTCTACCTTTGATTTGCTTGCctctttatctttctttttttttcgtctAAGAATTgctttcttttttattctcattgccattttttctttcttttacccCCTTTTTAGTGGATTCTCTTTCTAATTTTACTATCCTTTCCATTTCCTGGACCTGCTATCTTCCtatatttccttatttctcaatttgctcttccttttttttacttcttttcttCGTTGGTTTTAACTATTTGACTTTTTTCTACAAAATACTTCTCCTTtatcttttc encodes the following:
- the LOC104218793 gene encoding uncharacterized protein translates to MVMFTIEQQVDLMKPFERKYVKTAMFQIIDAVLEFFNNGKSIIHNVLICHDILRHYNRKTTPRCFMKKDLRKDYDMVHWEFLEEALIGYGFPIKFTELIMAYVTSTKISISVNGESHDFKFHHMCKHLKLTYLVFAVDLMMLCKGERGSEDRVLEALEHFSSVSGLVANMDKSNRFMEGIDDHMKEDLLSNTGFSLETFPISLWGAVFVLPQSIMKEVDKKYREYPWGGSEEKKKKLFLVS